From Chryseobacterium salivictor, a single genomic window includes:
- a CDS encoding M23 family metallopeptidase, with protein MKVKFTLKKIFFVAIIGFSSPVLAQFNTLAHSSIKTKEILTKNEELKIGKNEKEENAERKQTKKNFRNTTTKADLKNEIDSLKNMMIRFGLSKNEKLKINFKKFEDSLLQITKENMVNTTQNRSSNTFQKLDFIEEEPGRNYKIFMPVKKQISISSSFGRRTHPIFGNRKMHNGADFKANYENVYSVLDGIVTESGWDSKGGGNYIKIKHFNRFETSYLHLSQIYYKVGEYVKAGFIIAKSGNSGNSTGPHLHFGVKEYGNFINPIYFLNDLVKANNLMETY; from the coding sequence ATGAAAGTAAAATTTACTCTAAAAAAAATATTCTTTGTAGCAATAATAGGATTCAGCTCACCAGTTTTAGCACAATTCAATACGCTTGCCCATTCTTCCATAAAAACAAAAGAAATTCTTACTAAAAACGAAGAATTAAAAATTGGTAAAAATGAAAAAGAAGAAAATGCAGAAAGAAAACAAACTAAAAAAAATTTTAGAAATACCACTACTAAAGCTGACTTAAAAAATGAAATTGATTCACTTAAAAATATGATGATCCGTTTCGGTTTATCTAAAAATGAAAAATTGAAAATAAATTTTAAAAAATTTGAAGATTCATTGTTACAAATAACTAAAGAAAATATGGTGAATACAACCCAAAACCGTTCATCAAATACATTTCAGAAATTGGATTTCATTGAAGAAGAACCAGGAAGAAACTATAAAATTTTCATGCCTGTAAAAAAACAGATTAGTATTTCATCTTCTTTCGGAAGACGGACTCACCCCATTTTCGGAAATAGAAAGATGCATAACGGAGCAGATTTCAAAGCAAATTATGAGAATGTATATTCTGTATTAGACGGAATTGTGACAGAATCTGGTTGGGATTCCAAAGGCGGTGGAAATTATATTAAAATAAAGCATTTCAACAGATTTGAAACATCATATCTGCATTTATCTCAAATTTATTATAAAGTGGGGGAATATGTAAAAGCTGGATTTATTATAGCAAAAAGTGGAAACTCTGGAAACTCAACCGGTCCACATTTACATTTCGGAGTGAAAGAATACGGAAATTTTATCAATCCAATATATTTTTTAAACGACCTCGTAAAAGCAAATAACTTAATGGAAACTTATTAA
- a CDS encoding GLPGLI family protein, with the protein MKIFILIFTVIFGLANSQTHRFIYEFKFKQNPKQTEFKKENMTLDINPENVKFYNYHYVTIDSTNITKGQNSQLWDTSTPVVVRVKNSNTNSNYTLINDVFVYNTEDKINWNLEKETKKFENYTLQKATTTFGGRKWTAWFCKEINISEGPYKFRGLPGMIFQIYDDKNNFDFTLMKSLKLNSTYKTPFIESFYGQKPIKTTQENIDKLLMNEYKDPYHETRDEFKKNPNMTFSINGVDVKDISQFKELTESRQRYIRENNNPIEIDKAIHYPEK; encoded by the coding sequence ATGAAAATATTTATTTTGATTTTTACCGTAATTTTTGGGTTAGCCAATTCCCAGACTCATCGCTTCATTTATGAATTTAAATTTAAGCAAAACCCCAAGCAAACTGAGTTTAAAAAAGAAAATATGACTCTGGATATAAATCCTGAAAATGTCAAATTTTATAATTATCATTACGTTACAATTGACTCAACTAATATTACAAAAGGACAAAATAGCCAACTTTGGGATACTTCTACTCCTGTTGTTGTTCGAGTGAAAAATTCTAATACAAATAGCAATTACACTTTAATCAATGATGTATTTGTTTACAACACTGAAGACAAAATAAATTGGAATCTCGAAAAAGAAACCAAGAAATTTGAGAACTATACTTTGCAGAAAGCAACAACAACTTTTGGCGGAAGAAAATGGACAGCTTGGTTTTGTAAAGAAATAAATATTTCTGAAGGACCATATAAATTTCGTGGTTTGCCCGGAATGATTTTTCAAATATATGATGACAAAAATAATTTTGATTTCACCTTAATGAAAAGTCTTAAATTGAATTCTACATATAAAACTCCGTTCATTGAAAGTTTTTATGGTCAAAAACCAATAAAAACAACCCAGGAAAATATAGATAAGCTGTTGATGAACGAATATAAAGATCCATATCACGAAACTCGTGATGAATTCAAGAAAAATCCTAATATGACTTTTAGCATTAATGGTGTTGATGTAAAAGACATCAGTCAATTTAAAGAATTGACTGAATCAAGGCAACGATATATTAGGGAAAATAACAATCCTATCGAAATAGATAAAGCTATCCATTATCCAGAAAAATAA
- a CDS encoding JAB domain-containing protein — translation MSVTLEIGKYNEQIETAGFQKIEFSDIDEAIANLEFMKMGFNYFKTGESLVVRLEEGEKQHLVDYDTVIPIHEIRKELEEKYKPNLTPNEKEVQSMATEAKTKISANSNFVFDEDETTRYATTSSGEKLPFKLFNPSETGAASNLLREPKDSLQSNDFALVERRFAENKSLQLFGNEKIGSIDDVAWLFKALEDEAVEHAFLVYDFEDKGYFVQHISTGTFDAAFVDNRLLIGNVLEVKPLSITLVHNHPSGNLNVSKADKDCIIKLKKALEDSNIKVNNGVIINLRSGKYVVFDENETENIDMKSNPQSFKEIQPYSFSKQVLVENYQPVKITSSTDIAKFLTSQKFGISDKTELLVLNNQLNIVGKFIMPPDNQLDFIIGKVAKFGGSKCILYGNNITPEQINTYNKKLHFSGIEILDAILFNSENGRKLYESFADSGVLRNQKEINSEVSEDSNLNNYKQNQKSEIMETQKEFNQVDYLKNQLKYLGFGEDEKLHKDLEKGIKSVKKQFEIKTISDKTLPGNKVDFILKFNKTENGGVFLNSYNAALSKGTEDEISHNFQVNRENTFTAKEAVNLLEGRSVKTEFLNPKTEQSETAFVKINFEEPKTEKGNYNFQSFHQNYGVDTAQIVEKSNLIFDKPEYRENTIKSLEKGNVVKVKFEMGENIVEGKAVLNPQYKNLNLYDQDLNRINTNKPLESLENENKHEKNNVKEQSIKR, via the coding sequence ATGAGTGTAACATTAGAAATAGGGAAGTACAACGAACAAATTGAAACCGCAGGTTTTCAAAAAATAGAATTTTCCGACATAGATGAAGCTATAGCTAATCTCGAATTTATGAAAATGGGATTCAATTATTTTAAAACCGGAGAATCTTTGGTCGTGAGATTAGAAGAAGGGGAAAAACAACATCTCGTTGATTACGATACAGTTATTCCGATTCATGAAATCAGAAAAGAACTCGAAGAAAAATATAAGCCAAATTTAACTCCTAATGAAAAAGAAGTCCAATCGATGGCAACAGAAGCAAAAACGAAAATATCTGCAAACTCAAATTTTGTTTTTGATGAAGATGAAACAACAAGGTATGCAACAACTTCGTCCGGCGAAAAATTACCCTTTAAATTGTTTAACCCCAGCGAAACTGGTGCCGCATCCAATTTACTACGGGAACCGAAAGATTCTTTGCAATCCAACGATTTTGCGTTAGTAGAACGGCGTTTTGCTGAAAATAAATCACTTCAACTATTTGGAAATGAGAAAATAGGAAGTATCGATGATGTTGCATGGTTATTTAAAGCACTAGAAGATGAAGCCGTAGAACATGCTTTTTTAGTCTATGATTTTGAGGATAAAGGATATTTTGTTCAGCATATATCTACCGGAACTTTTGATGCAGCATTTGTAGATAATAGGCTTTTAATTGGTAATGTTTTGGAGGTTAAACCATTATCAATAACTCTTGTTCATAACCATCCGAGCGGAAATTTGAATGTATCAAAAGCTGATAAGGATTGTATCATAAAATTAAAAAAAGCATTGGAAGATTCAAATATAAAGGTCAATAATGGGGTCATTATCAATTTGCGAAGTGGAAAGTATGTCGTATTTGATGAGAATGAAACTGAAAATATTGATATGAAATCAAACCCACAATCTTTTAAAGAAATACAGCCGTACTCTTTCAGTAAGCAGGTTTTAGTTGAAAATTATCAACCAGTTAAAATTACAAGTTCAACAGATATTGCAAAATTTTTAACGTCACAAAAATTCGGGATATCCGATAAGACAGAATTACTGGTGCTGAATAATCAGTTGAATATTGTTGGGAAATTCATTATGCCGCCAGATAATCAACTTGATTTTATCATTGGAAAGGTTGCAAAGTTCGGCGGGTCAAAGTGTATTTTATATGGAAATAATATCACTCCGGAGCAAATTAATACCTACAATAAAAAACTTCATTTTTCGGGAATTGAAATTTTAGATGCTATTCTATTCAATAGTGAAAATGGAAGGAAATTGTATGAATCATTTGCGGACAGTGGAGTACTTAGAAATCAAAAAGAAATAAACAGTGAAGTTAGCGAAGATTCAAACCTTAATAATTATAAACAAAATCAAAAATCAGAAATTATGGAAACACAAAAAGAATTTAACCAAGTAGACTATTTAAAAAACCAATTAAAATACCTTGGTTTTGGAGAGGATGAAAAACTTCACAAAGATTTAGAAAAAGGAATTAAATCAGTCAAAAAACAGTTTGAAATTAAAACAATTTCCGACAAAACTTTGCCCGGAAATAAAGTTGATTTTATTTTGAAATTTAATAAAACTGAAAATGGAGGAGTTTTTCTCAATTCTTATAATGCAGCGCTGAGCAAGGGAACAGAAGATGAAATCTCTCATAATTTTCAGGTAAACAGGGAAAATACATTTACCGCAAAAGAAGCAGTAAATCTATTGGAAGGTCGTTCAGTGAAAACTGAATTTCTTAATCCTAAGACAGAACAAAGCGAAACTGCTTTTGTCAAGATTAATTTTGAAGAACCTAAAACTGAAAAGGGAAATTATAATTTTCAATCTTTTCATCAAAATTATGGAGTTGATACCGCTCAAATTGTAGAAAAATCCAACTTGATATTTGATAAACCCGAATATCGGGAAAACACTATAAAATCTCTGGAAAAAGGAAATGTCGTAAAGGTGAAATTTGAAATGGGGGAAAACATCGTAGAAGGAAAAGCTGTTCTTAACCCTCAATATAAAAACCTGAATTTATATGATCAAGATTTGAACCGAATCAATACCAACAAACCATTAGAAAGCTTGGAGAATGAAAATAAACACGAAAAAAATAACGTAAAAGAGCAAAGTATTAAACGTTAA
- a CDS encoding HTTM domain-containing protein: MLYKAIYTTQNRIFGYFKREYSEVSFLLFFRIMIGLIAIIEILSLKGDLTLLFSSSNTMIPQELMYMETGVFKYLHPISLFLKENGLFDFFYQFILCAYLASLLFLVIGFFTRFSAFFAIILQLIIYKSFAQFNYGYDQFMTMSLFYCFIFPVGKYYSCDNSIFKKKNVEIFFNYQSVLQIHLSIAYFFSGLAKALDSGWWNGKSVWNALVSLDSNFYPIPIIYIAGGILTVIFELSYPILVNLKKTRKIILLAMILMHLFIGLTMQLYAFSIIMIVWNITAFGELSLVKEKRLENNRQNQIA, from the coding sequence ATGCTTTACAAAGCAATTTATACCACGCAAAATAGAATATTTGGTTACTTTAAGCGAGAATATTCAGAAGTTTCTTTTTTACTTTTTTTTAGAATAATGATAGGTTTAATAGCTATAATTGAAATATTGTCATTGAAAGGCGATTTGACTTTGTTATTTTCCTCATCTAATACTATGATTCCGCAAGAGTTGATGTATATGGAAACGGGTGTTTTTAAATATCTGCATCCAATAAGTTTATTTCTTAAAGAAAATGGTTTATTTGATTTTTTTTATCAATTTATTTTATGTGCTTATCTTGCTTCTTTATTATTTTTAGTAATTGGATTTTTTACTCGCTTTTCTGCATTTTTTGCAATAATCTTACAACTAATTATCTATAAGAGTTTTGCTCAATTTAATTATGGTTATGATCAATTTATGACTATGTCATTATTTTATTGTTTTATTTTTCCCGTTGGAAAATACTATTCGTGTGATAATTCGATTTTTAAAAAGAAGAATGTTGAGATATTTTTTAATTATCAGTCTGTATTACAAATACATCTTTCTATAGCTTATTTTTTTTCGGGCTTAGCAAAAGCATTAGATTCTGGTTGGTGGAATGGTAAATCTGTTTGGAATGCTTTAGTATCACTTGATAGTAATTTTTATCCTATACCTATTATCTACATTGCTGGTGGTATTTTAACTGTAATATTTGAATTATCTTATCCAATTTTAGTTAATTTAAAAAAAACAAGAAAAATTATTTTATTAGCAATGATATTAATGCACTTGTTTATTGGATTGACGATGCAGTTATATGCATTTTCAATAATAATGATTGTTTGGAATATTACGGCTTTTGGAGAATTAAGTTTGGTAAAAGAGAAAAGATTAGAAAATAATCGTCAGAATCAAATAGCATAA
- a CDS encoding lamin tail domain-containing protein yields MRLKFIFFVVVFATFNKFSAQIVITEVYYDTPYNEKLLFGNANEGFVEANKHHRGEFVEIYNYSDKDISLKNWYLKDLLGVFWFPDKLIKSGQFMVVAYSTLPNNTTPFTEYFATTVGKGDQIMLQNKIILRNKREIITLGYKIQENIMLKKSSIGWHFPQPERSNFVRDIWKYPSNFYDTKSIQYHPNYPQYQDNPHLYNNYTDNPNPLDATYKPAIENYENIVKEDYQQYYSFLDWSENVKELVEKICAISIGKVEQTPAGNYTNIGKCFNYDSVGNETSAYNCAPNTGTNTASGYTPDELSIISNDIVIFPNPTTASNQYNVTISWSGVALNKIYNLQVYSSAGMSVYNYNPTTGVNTTTFNLQSQLPGTFVANFVLNTGQVVSKNILKW; encoded by the coding sequence ATGAGACTGAAGTTTATTTTTTTCGTAGTAGTCTTTGCAACTTTTAATAAATTTTCAGCCCAAATTGTGATTACAGAAGTTTATTATGATACTCCATATAATGAAAAATTACTTTTTGGTAACGCTAATGAAGGTTTTGTAGAGGCGAACAAACATCATAGAGGAGAATTCGTAGAAATTTATAATTATAGCGATAAAGATATCAGTTTAAAAAATTGGTATCTAAAAGATTTACTAGGTGTTTTTTGGTTTCCGGATAAATTAATTAAATCTGGACAGTTTATGGTAGTTGCTTATAGTACATTACCAAATAATACAACTCCATTTACAGAATATTTCGCCACTACCGTCGGTAAAGGAGATCAAATAATGCTCCAGAATAAAATTATTTTAAGGAATAAGAGGGAAATAATAACTTTAGGATACAAGATTCAGGAGAATATTATGCTCAAGAAGAGTAGTATAGGTTGGCATTTTCCACAGCCGGAAAGGAGTAATTTCGTACGTGATATTTGGAAGTATCCTTCAAATTTTTACGATACTAAATCTATACAATATCATCCCAATTATCCTCAATACCAAGATAATCCCCATCTTTACAATAATTACACAGATAATCCAAATCCTTTGGATGCTACATATAAGCCTGCTATTGAAAATTATGAAAATATTGTCAAAGAAGATTACCAACAATACTATTCATTTTTAGATTGGAGTGAGAATGTTAAGGAATTAGTAGAAAAAATTTGTGCAATTAGTATTGGGAAAGTAGAACAAACACCTGCGGGCAATTATACTAATATTGGTAAGTGTTTTAATTATGACAGTGTTGGGAATGAAACATCCGCTTATAATTGCGCTCCAAATACGGGCACAAATACCGCTTCGGGCTATACACCAGATGAGTTATCAATCATAAGTAACGATATTGTTATTTTTCCCAATCCAACCACTGCATCTAATCAATATAATGTGACTATTAGTTGGTCAGGGGTGGCACTTAATAAAATATACAATTTGCAGGTTTATAGTTCCGCAGGAATGAGTGTGTATAATTATAATCCCACTACTGGAGTTAATACTACTACCTTTAATTTACAATCACAATTACCTGGCACATTCGTAGCTAATTTTGTATTGAATACAGGGCAAGTTGTTTCTAAAAACATTTTAAAATGGTAA
- a CDS encoding tetratricopeptide repeat protein, whose amino-acid sequence MITRKRFLLLGSLSIVSTLIPCFLFSNTTLQSNPETLTLLKNARKYRKQGKLKLAQTTYQEVLVIDPTEVRAYNGIRKILLSKKNKEYEVIQLYQQALIHLPNNLRIKRSLYNEYFKAALGNRKVLNKINISGRMLTYVKGKYEEIIETYPEKKNLQKQLEKLEKYIQLNVDNTNPHNNISLKLYRKEQRKKHKRRFDGLSAQKTTLMLTELEAKPVSDDRAQHIREMARVNIKALRSEKRYSEAFNASEIFLTTNNAIDPYFIKQFRDLAKQLNEYERLLTFEIKNHTSKTTFWSAISLFDAYFRKAEVQNQSPSSVMDILLQFMTEKADDPNQQFEIATRKIKIELLKNNLSQAKENIINQCGEMMGISASHYIDRMNIIVAKYYKKTGNNYDKNNVINIAVNPRSFIGNNDEIKNSLALMNMERSYENPIHIQNLQKKIASL is encoded by the coding sequence ATGATTACACGTAAAAGATTTCTTTTGTTAGGATCATTAAGTATTGTATCTACACTTATTCCTTGTTTTCTTTTTTCTAATACAACTTTACAATCAAATCCTGAGACCTTAACTTTATTGAAAAATGCAAGGAAATATCGTAAGCAAGGAAAACTCAAATTAGCACAAACCACCTATCAGGAAGTACTTGTTATTGATCCAACGGAAGTAAGAGCTTATAATGGTATACGTAAAATTCTTTTGAGCAAAAAAAATAAAGAATATGAAGTTATCCAGTTATATCAGCAAGCCTTAATTCATTTACCCAATAATCTTAGAATAAAACGAAGTCTTTACAATGAATACTTTAAAGCAGCACTAGGTAATAGGAAAGTTTTGAACAAGATTAATATTTCCGGAAGGATGTTAACATATGTAAAGGGTAAGTATGAAGAAATAATAGAAACCTATCCTGAGAAAAAAAATTTACAAAAACAACTTGAAAAACTTGAAAAATATATTCAATTGAATGTAGATAATACAAACCCACATAATAACATATCATTAAAACTTTACCGTAAAGAGCAAAGAAAAAAACATAAACGAAGATTTGATGGATTAAGTGCGCAAAAAACAACTTTAATGCTTACTGAGTTAGAAGCAAAACCAGTTTCAGATGATAGAGCGCAACATATCAGGGAAATGGCACGAGTAAACATAAAAGCTTTAAGGTCTGAAAAAAGATATTCTGAAGCATTCAATGCTTCGGAAATTTTCTTAACTACAAATAATGCTATAGACCCTTATTTTATCAAACAGTTTAGAGATTTAGCTAAACAACTCAATGAATATGAAAGATTACTAACATTTGAAATAAAAAATCATACTTCAAAAACCACTTTTTGGTCTGCAATATCTTTATTTGATGCTTATTTTAGGAAGGCAGAAGTTCAAAATCAGAGCCCATCGTCAGTAATGGATATCCTTTTACAATTCATGACAGAAAAAGCTGATGATCCTAATCAACAATTTGAAATTGCGACTAGAAAAATAAAAATAGAATTATTAAAAAATAATTTATCACAAGCGAAAGAAAACATTATAAATCAATGTGGAGAAATGATGGGGATTTCTGCAAGTCATTATATAGATAGAATGAATATTATTGTGGCAAAGTATTATAAAAAGACAGGAAATAATTATGATAAAAATAATGTTATCAATATTGCAGTAAATCCAAGATCTTTTATAGGGAATAATGATGAAATCAAAAATTCATTAGCATTAATGAATATGGAACGATCATATGAGAATCCTATACATATTCAAAATTTACAAAAAAAAATAGCTAGCCTATGA
- a CDS encoding helix-turn-helix domain-containing protein — MAKRILLSLFLFAITLLKSQDIYSEFRKKYWEYEENDEKAFVYLNLSISSAKKEKNYAELSQAYKDAVRFSQNNKLQYADSTIIAAKLSKSNSLIGNAYTGKGIVYYFNYRKFQPALNEYLKADEYLENADDPFLRYQNLYHIGVVKSYLGYHKESLEIFKECIAYFESNTKANIHPNLIKNNRKGYLNSLHQTIICYQHLGNYKEAEKLIDEGFKRIPKEAFFDLERSYFYKSKGITEFKDKSYQKAINNFESAIPELLKINDFTWSSVVYFYRGMSYAKLGNTEKALTDYKRVDSIFNKHHFILPEIRKNYEELIDYYKDNKNAKNELFYTKQLLKADSIIANDFKYLSTRIHKDYDTKTLLKSRNNLEKTSSVRKYLLIASSLIIILLGGVVLYWFRRKKDLQNKYDKLLLKMKNTDSEKENESLEEVFAKNSKLDVKLIQNLKKGFSEFEKSKGFLEKSITAGKLATQLDTNATYLSLFVKEFKGNNFNTYINKLRVEYAIDKIYNEKDWRKYSVEDIASACGFSNRQNFSNFFFEQYGIRPTDFLKQRKKELEDGNISSVISSLES, encoded by the coding sequence ATGGCTAAAAGAATTTTACTATCATTATTTTTATTTGCTATCACTTTATTGAAATCTCAGGACATCTATTCTGAGTTTCGGAAGAAATATTGGGAGTATGAAGAGAATGATGAGAAGGCATTTGTCTATCTTAATCTATCTATTTCTTCTGCGAAGAAAGAAAAAAATTATGCGGAGCTTTCTCAGGCTTATAAAGATGCGGTACGGTTTTCTCAAAATAACAAATTGCAATATGCAGACAGTACGATCATCGCAGCAAAATTATCTAAAAGCAATAGCCTAATTGGCAATGCCTATACAGGAAAAGGGATTGTTTATTATTTTAATTACAGAAAATTCCAGCCCGCATTAAATGAATATCTTAAGGCTGATGAATATCTTGAAAATGCTGATGACCCATTTTTGAGGTATCAGAATCTTTACCATATAGGAGTGGTAAAAAGTTATTTAGGTTACCATAAAGAATCTTTGGAAATTTTTAAAGAATGTATTGCATATTTTGAGTCCAATACAAAAGCCAATATACATCCTAATCTTATAAAAAATAATCGAAAGGGTTATCTGAACTCTTTGCACCAAACCATTATTTGCTACCAGCATCTTGGGAATTATAAGGAAGCCGAAAAGCTTATAGATGAGGGATTTAAAAGGATACCGAAAGAGGCTTTTTTTGATTTAGAGAGAAGTTATTTTTACAAAAGTAAGGGAATAACTGAATTTAAAGATAAATCTTATCAAAAGGCAATAAATAACTTTGAATCGGCAATACCGGAATTGTTGAAAATTAACGATTTTACCTGGTCATCTGTTGTCTATTTTTATAGAGGAATGAGCTATGCAAAATTAGGAAACACTGAAAAAGCCCTTACAGATTACAAAAGAGTTGATTCTATTTTTAATAAGCATCATTTTATTTTACCAGAAATTCGTAAAAATTACGAAGAATTAATAGATTATTATAAAGACAATAAAAATGCTAAGAACGAATTATTCTATACGAAGCAACTTTTGAAAGCTGACAGCATTATCGCCAATGATTTTAAATATCTTTCAACCCGCATTCACAAAGATTATGACACAAAGACCTTATTAAAATCTAGAAATAATCTGGAAAAAACAAGTTCTGTAAGAAAATACCTGCTCATAGCGAGTTCTTTAATTATTATTCTTTTAGGAGGCGTTGTTTTATATTGGTTCCGTAGAAAAAAGGATCTTCAGAATAAGTATGATAAATTGCTTCTTAAAATGAAAAATACCGATTCGGAAAAAGAAAATGAATCTCTAGAAGAAGTTTTTGCGAAGAATTCTAAACTGGATGTAAAACTCATTCAGAATCTTAAAAAAGGTTTTTCAGAATTTGAGAAATCCAAAGGTTTTCTTGAAAAAAGCATCACTGCCGGGAAACTGGCAACCCAGCTTGATACTAATGCAACTTATCTTTCTCTTTTTGTTAAAGAATTTAAAGGAAATAATTTCAATACGTATATCAATAAATTGAGGGTTGAATATGCAATAGACAAAATTTATAATGAGAAAGACTGGCGAAAGTATTCTGTAGAAGATATAGCTAGTGCCTGCGGATTTAGCAACCGCCAGAATTTTTCAAATTTTTTCTTCGAACAGTACGGAATTCGCCCAACGGATTTTTTAAAGCAAAGAAAAAAAGAATTGGAAGACGGAAATATTTCAAGTGTTATATCTTCACTTGAATCTTAA
- a CDS encoding integrase core domain-containing protein — protein sequence MDFMHDSLENGKRIRTLNIIDDFNREILNITIDTSLPSAKVISQLAQLIEWRGKPEKIRVDNGPEFIAEKMKDYCNKNNIELGFIQAGKPTQNSLIERFNRTFRTEFLNVYIFENVKQMRNYAEIWMWMYNNELPHSALQYLTPRDFLLKYGKLNQNNANEFPTFQQNFNNDNNKILTKNSTFDCA from the coding sequence ATGGATTTTATGCATGACAGTTTGGAAAATGGTAAAAGAATTCGAACCCTTAATATCATTGATGATTTTAACAGAGAGATTTTGAATATCACGATTGACACCAGTTTGCCCTCAGCAAAAGTGATTTCTCAATTGGCGCAATTAATTGAATGGCGTGGAAAACCAGAAAAAATAAGGGTGGATAACGGGCCAGAGTTTATTGCAGAAAAGATGAAAGATTATTGCAATAAAAACAATATTGAACTGGGTTTCATACAAGCTGGAAAACCCACACAAAACTCTTTGATTGAAAGATTTAACAGAACATTCCGAACGGAATTTTTAAATGTTTATATCTTTGAAAACGTAAAACAAATGAGAAATTATGCAGAAATATGGATGTGGATGTATAATAACGAACTACCTCACAGTGCTTTGCAATACCTCACCCCAAGGGATTTTTTGTTGAAATATGGAAAACTCAATCAAAATAATGCAAATGAGTTTCCCACATTCCAACAAAATTTTAACAACGACAACAATAAAATATTAACAAAAAACTCTACTTTTGATTGTGCCTAA